One genomic region from Henningerozyma blattae CBS 6284 chromosome 2, complete genome encodes:
- the IOC4 gene encoding Ioc4p (similar to Saccharomyces cerevisiae IOC4 (YMR044W); ancestral locus Anc_2.609), giving the protein MTYIFQPTDLVLAKVKGFSAWPAMIIPDELIPENILRDSHHHHTNNPVDQTQDDGNQKSSNNSNNIIIKNGQSFKKYDQLKSQYCIKFLADDSYSWIKSMDIKLLQDEEINSWLNNTKIRKNKKLIPAYKFALIKDININDFVEFGSNYIIENQVDNSIDDAKLQTKKGKGRPSRKSKKTTSIEETDDLSEKQNNHNSKRNPKTKDQSSIDDDEEEEEEEEDVDAEPIRQTRKRGRRSQLDKNETNDSNSLTDTETPRKLRTRRKVSYTYSVEDTNETFEEEQVTNNSNNTRSLRKRGKPSTRTPASEDDINDEQPRQTRTRSRRLSTKESSLTPEEPEIPKVTTRRSRQTRKRSSNSLSGSPNLSESEEPIQPKKHLSRKTRRKNTIKQQEEEDEEEYEEDEEEEVHKIDEYNYEDDEDWRLVGLGPQDLSIQKNSSSLVNKLSHAKNLKKHNETKLDLSDRISGINGLLIDLMISINTNKSYLNESKNDFELILDELEMTLNVKGASTEFFTIFISNNELVMNLRMLLNMSYTKLKTWRLYAKFSKFFKKIYGLEFEPDKEEWTPVENNADLKIETESQDQDMPPSNNEINQIANSEIQELDQ; this is encoded by the coding sequence atGACTTACATATTCCAACCAACTGATTTAGTATTGGCAAAAGTGAAAGGGTTTTCTGCCTGGCCTGCAATGATAATACCAGATGAACTTATTccagaaaatatattacgAGATAGTCACCATCATCACACCAATAATCCTGTAGATCAAACACAAGACGATGGAAATCAAAAgtcttcaaataatagtaataatataataattaaaaatggtcaatcttttaaaaaatatgatcaATTGAAATCACAATATTGTATCAAATTTCTAGCTGATGATAGTTATAGTTGGATTAAATCAATGgatatcaaattattacaagATGAAGAGATTAATTCATGgttaaataatactaaaattagaaaaaataaaaaattaatacctGCTTACAAATTTGCACTtataaaagatattaatatcaatgaTTTCGTTGAATTTGGGtccaattatattattgagAATCAAGTTGACAATTCTATAGATGATGCAAAATTACAAACAAAGAAAGGTAAAGGTAGACCTTCCAggaaatcaaaaaaaactacTTCAATTGAGGAAACAGATGACTTATCGGAAAAGCAAAATAATCACaattcaaaaagaaatcCTAAAACAAAAGATCAAAGTTCAATCGATGACGATGAGGaggaagaggaagaagaagaagatgttGATGCTGAACCTATAAGACAGACCAGAAAACGTGGTAGAAGATCACAACTAGACAAAAATGAAACTAATGATAGTAATTCGTTAACTGACACAGAAACCCCACGTAAGCTTAgaacaagaagaaaagtTTCTTATACATATAGTGTTGAAGATACTAATGAAActtttgaagaagaacaagTCACAaacaatagtaataacACTAGATCTCTCAGAAAGAGGGGAAAACCTTCCACTCGAACTCCTGCATCAGAAGATGATATAAATGATGAACAGCCAAGACAAACTAGAACGAGAAGTAGGCGTTTATCAACTAAAGAGAGTAGTCTCACTCCAGAGGAGCCCGAAATACCTAAAGTAACTACCAGGCGCTCAAGACAAACTAGAAAGAGATCAAGTAATTCTCTATCCGGATCTCCTAATTTATCTGAATCAGAAGAACCAATTCAACCTAAGAAGCATCTTTCAAGAAAAActagaagaaaaaacacTATAAAAcaacaagaagaagaagatgaagaggaatatgaagaagatgaagaagaagaagttcATAAAATAGACGAATATAAttatgaagatgatgaagattgGAGGTTGGTTGGTTTGGGCCCTCAAGATTTATcgattcaaaaaaattctagttcattagtaaataaattatccCATgctaaaaatttgaaaaaacatAATGAAACAAAATTGGATTTATCTGATAGAATATCAGGAATTAATGGTTTATTAATCGATTTAATGATTTCTATAAATACTAACAAGAGTTATTTGAATGAATCTAAGaatgattttgaattgaTTCTCGATGAACTTGAAATGACTTTAAATGTGAAAGGTGCTTCTACTGAGTTTTTCACAATATTTATATCTAACAATGAATTAGTAATGAACCTGCGAATGTTATTGAACATGAGTTATacaaaattgaaaacttGGAGATTATATGcaaaattttcaaagttttttaagaaaatttatGGGCTAGAATTTGAACCTGATAAAGAGGAATGGACCCCAGTTGAAAATAATGctgatttaaaaattgaaacagAGTCACAAGACCAAGATATGCCACCAAGTAATAAcgaaataaatcaaatagcTAATTCCGAAATTCAAGAACTAGATCAGTAA
- the TBLA0B06880 gene encoding opsin family protein codes for MSSDTEYLELIKRSGNRAVHVNPPHGLDIHLTESGSDWLWSVYSVFGVLAIMYACFFFYQEMKNGSQLVRYTMAGPFLISLFEFFQYFTYASNLGWTAIQAEFRSEDVSHSATNMYPNMRQIFYAKYVAWFLCWPIQLFMLEMAGVTINHTAQVFSTWEMIHSLLVQIIGFEYWVISLLVGSLIHSTYKWGYWVMGIFVAFVVLGIQAKRQIGDLQIRGVSLGMYIVAVICILLYFVCWGLADGGNAISPDGEAVFYGILDYCIFAIWTGYLCFIICKYGEWPEVEANPRHEMATPDTTSEKNIPDSPRASGATAIEDVTESGEEFEEEPTDAVPEEDQVERV; via the coding sequence ATGTCTTCAGACACAGAATATCTCGAATTAATAAAACGAAGCGGTAATAGAGCAGTACATGTAAACCCTCCTCATGGATTGGATATCCACTTAACAGAATCAGGGTCTGATTGGTTATGGTCAGTCTACTCCGTATTTGGTGTGCTGGCTATCATGTACGCctgtttcttcttctacCAGGAGATGAAAAACGGTTCTCAATTGGTCAGGTATACCATGGCTGGTCCATTCTTGATCTCTCTATTTGAATTCTTCCAATACTTCACTTATGCTTCAAACTTGGGTTGGACCGCTATCCAAGCAGAGTTTAGGAGCGAGGATGTCTCTCATTCAGCAACAAACATGTATCCAAATATGAGACAAATCTTTTATGCCAAGTATGTTGCTTGGTTCCTATGTTGGCCTATCCAATTGTTTATGTTGGAAATGGCAGGTGTGACTATTAACCATACTGCTCAAGTATTTTCCACCTGGGAAATGATTCATTCTTTGCTCGTACAAATTATTGGGTTTGAATATTGGGTCATCTCTTTGCTGGTTGGTTCTTTGATCCACTCCACTTACAAATGGGGGTACTGGGTCATGGGTATCTTCGTTGCCTTTGTGGTGTTGGGTATTCAAGCCAAGAGACAAATTGGTGATTTGCAAATCAGAGGTGTCTCCCTAGGTATGTACATCGTGGCAGTCATCTGTATCTTGTTGTATTTTGTCTGTTGGGGTTTGGCTGATGGTGGTAATGCTATCTCTCCAGATGGTGAAGCTGTCTTTTACGGTATCCTAGATTACTGTATCTTTGCTATTTGGACTGGTTACTTGTGTTTCATCATCTGTAAGTATGGTGAATGGCCAGAAGTGGAAGCTAATCCAAGACATGAAATGGCCACACCAGATACGACTTCAGAAAAGAATATACCTGATTCTCCAAGAGCCTCTGGCGCCACTGCAATTGAAGATGTCACTGAATCTGGTGAAGAGTTTGAAGAAGAACCTACAGATGCAGTTCCAGAAGAAGATCAAGTAGAAAGAGTTTAA
- the TBLA0B06890 gene encoding opsin family protein, which produces MSTTGDFIELVKRTGNRAVKVNAPHGLDIHLTESGSDWLWSVYSVYGVLAIMYACFFFYQEFKNGRQLTKFALAGPFLISLFEFFQYYTYASNLGWTDIQAEFRSEDVSHSVTNEYPNVRQIFYAKYVAWFLCWPIQLFMFELAGSTINHTGEFFSTWEMIHSLLVQIIGFEYWVISLLVGSLIHSTYKWGYWVMGIFVLFVVLGIQFKRQIFDLKIRGVSLAMYCTAIIVILLYFVCWGLSEGGNAISPDGEAVFYGILDYCIFAIWTGYLCFIICKYGEWPEVAQQPHQQQQKQPNEDILPVKVLQAESPRASGETAYEDQDTHVEDDEEETRQQTNQSFVEEASQRV; this is translated from the coding sequence ATGTCTACAACTGGTGATTTCATCGAATTAGTCAAAAGGACGGGTAATAGAGCTGTCAAGGTCAATGCTCCTCATGGCTTAGATATCCACTTAACAGAATCAGGGTCAGATTGGTTATGGTCCGTTTATTCTGTATACGGTGTATTGGCTATTATGTATGCctgtttcttcttctatCAAGAGTTTAAGAATGGTAGACAGTTAACCAAATTTGCCCTAGCTGGTCCATTTTTAATCtctttatttgaatttttccaatACTACACATATGCTTCCAATTTAGGTTGGACTGATATTCAAGCTGAGTTTAGAAGCGAAGACGTGTCACACTCCGTTACTAATGAATATCCAAACGTAAGGCAAATCTTCTATGCTAAGTATGTTGCATGGTTCTTATGCTGGCCTATCCAATTGTTTATGTTCGAGTTAGCAGGTTCCACTATTAATCATACCGGCGAATTTTTCTCCACTTGGGAGATGATTCATTCTTTATTAGTACAAATTATTGGGTTTGAATATTGGGTCATCTCTTTGTTAGTCGGTTCTTTGATTCACTCTACTTACAAATGGGGGTACTGGGTCATGGGTATCTTTGTCTTATTCGTTGTTTTAGGTATTCAATTTAAGAGACAAATATTCGATTTAAAGATCAGGGGTGTTTCATTGGCTATGTATTGTACTGCTATCattgttattttattatactttGTTTGTTGGGGTTTGTCTGAAGGTGGTAATGCTATCTCTCCAGATGGTGAAGCTGTCTTTTACGGTATTCTAGATTACTGTATCTTTGCCATTTGGACTGGTTACTTGTGTTTCATCATCTGTAAATATGGTGAATGGCCAGAAGTCGCTCAACAGCCtcatcaacaacaacaaaaacaaCCAAACGAAGATATATTACCAGTTAAGGTTTTACAAGCTGAATCTCCAAGAGCTTCTGGTGAAACTGCTTATGAGGATCAAGATACACAtgttgaagatgatgagGAAGAAACCAGACAACAAACAAATCAATCTTTTGTAGAAGAGGCTTCGCAAAGAGTTTAA